Genomic DNA from bacterium:
CTACAATAAATAACACCAGAATTACTTTATTATTATCTTTTATCATTTTCCAAACTCCATAACCGGCGAATAGATAAATCAATAGAAGTAAAATTAATATACTTAGAAGCAGAGATATATTTAATAGGTCAGTTTTAAATAAAGCAGAGACACTTTTCCCCATATCTTTTGTTTCCAGAAAAATAGATAAGGCAGAAGATGAATAATACTTTCCCCCAAAAAGTAGATAAATATCCTCTAGACTATGTCCTAAAAATATCTTAATAGTTCCTTTTAGATGTGCTTGTAAATAAGGAACTGGGTCGTTTAGTATTTTCTGCATACCTAATTTTTCGCATCTCTGAGAAGCTTCAAAGGGGGCCAGATTTTCGCGGGTGATCATTTCCTGAATTTCATTTGTTAATTTCTGTTTTATTATTTTAAAATCTACTCCTTTTTTTTCAGCCTCCATAGGACCATATCGGTACAAAAGCATCTGATATCCCATCAATGATGATAACTTGGGTACACCAAATACCAAATAGTTCCTTAGTATCCAGGTCGAGGTTGTCAAAAGAAACACAATGATAAATATAGAATACATTAATGATAACTTCTTTAAATTTAGTTTATATTTCAAAAAAAATACAAGGATAATGGGAAGAAACAGATAAAGACTTATTGGTCGACATAAAGTAGTTAGACCTAAAAATATACCTGCAAATACTAAATTAACCTTTCTTGTAGTGAGGAAAAATTTAACCAGAAACCAGACAGACGTTATTAATGTAAAAGTAAATAGAGTTTCT
This window encodes:
- a CDS encoding glycosyltransferase family 39 protein, producing the protein MVTWAVYLVSPRIAGVHRIHLTKIYRYVIIEAQWDVPSLKEISMIGFLNKNKYWIIIILLSLIVRLIPFVCVARHPERAFGEDSYLYHHIAVDLVKHQSFSDASQTPEKGARFQGLTFKLSAFHDKKLSRLPDSLRTPLYPFYLATIYTIFGYKPYLAILFQILIDVFTCIFTYKIGTILFSRKIGFVAAILVAIDLSSIVYSNCLGTETLFTFTLITSVWFLVKFFLTTRKVNLVFAGIFLGLTTLCRPISLYLFLPIILVFFLKYKLNLKKLSLMYSIFIIVFLLTTSTWILRNYLVFGVPKLSSLMGYQMLLYRYGPMEAEKKGVDFKIIKQKLTNEIQEMITRENLAPFEASQRCEKLGMQKILNDPVPYLQAHLKGTIKIFLGHSLEDIYLLFGGKYYSSSALSIFLETKDMGKSVSALFKTDLLNISLLLSILILLLLIYLFAGYGVWKMIKDNNKVILVLFIVVIAYFILITGPVGYARFRLPIIPYLMLLTSYGFCGFIGSLRQCPGTGNKLPREEK